A single Phragmites australis chromosome 4, lpPhrAust1.1, whole genome shotgun sequence DNA region contains:
- the LOC133914893 gene encoding uncharacterized protein LOC133914893 yields the protein MASSFSLSACSLEVSPLSPFNWPLPTVSSNRYEEANNNRETALFAKLGYDEEKEVAIDEEKKDPELVEVDGDEIEEVTKTNDEHKEEEEEVVAKTDYENSKEVVSHLRGVAKTNNEHKEEEVVVVAETDYENPKEVTEIDDKDPEEPEDDDEEEEVANEDDNVNDEDNEDDEGSDGEEHLEVEYGGSSSDGETDPNYTGYSYSSNDDDADDLLPSKRLKIE from the exons ATGGCATCCTCCTTCTCACTGTCGGCATGCTCACTGGAGGTGTCGCCTTTGTCGCCGTTCAACTGGCCTTTGCCTACGGTTTCCTCCAACCGCTATGAGGAAGCCAACAACAACCGGGAGACAGCTCTCTTCGCCAAGCTAGGATACGATG aagagaaggaggtgGCCATAGATGAGGAAAAGAAGGACCCTGAGCTCGTGGAGGTGGACGGTGACGAGATTGAGGAGGTGACCAAGACCAACGATGAGcacaaagaagaggaggaggaggtggtggccaagACCGACTATGAGAATTCGAAGGAG GTTGTCAGCCACCTGAGAGGAGTGGCCAAGACCAACAACGAGCAcaaagaggaggaggtggtggtggtggccgagACTGACTACGAGAATCCTAAGGAGGTGACCGAGATCGACGACAAGGACCCGGAGGAGCCCGAGgacgatgacgaggaggaggaagtggcTAATGAGGACGACAATGTCAACGACGAggacaatgaagatgatgaaggcAGTGATGGGGAGGAGCATCTGGAGGTAGAGTAtggtggcagcagcagcgatgGCGAGACCGATCCCAACTACACAGGTTATTCATACTCGTCTAATGATGATGACGCTGATGACCTGCTGCCATCAAAGCGTCTAAAGATTGAGTAG